Proteins from a single region of Terriglobia bacterium:
- a CDS encoding tetratricopeptide repeat protein, producing the protein ANAALSYVSYLGKTFWPASLAVFYPHPHGGLTPWPLSGSIVLLAAFTWLSLRFARRAPYVAFGWLWYLGTLVPVIGLVQVGQQAMADRYTYLPLIGIFVAIAWGVAEPAKRYRSARHAIPAACAALVLALSLVTRVQVGHWADDFALFEHALAVTSDNWLAHANLAGALAGEGRADEAIEHLEFSLRIVPGNAEAHYNLAKTLFKAGRIDEAIGHYDQSLRLRPDDAEAHDEMGDALARTGRYAEAIEHYERALRLKPDRVEALNGLGLALARSDRLPEAIESYQRALRIRPGFAEAHNNLGVALARSNRVPEALGQFREALRIKPDLGDARANLQRAEEALRPPR; encoded by the coding sequence CGCGAACGCGGCGCTTTCGTACGTGTCGTACCTCGGGAAGACCTTCTGGCCGGCCTCGCTCGCGGTCTTCTACCCGCATCCCCACGGCGGCCTGACCCCGTGGCCGCTCTCGGGGTCGATCGTCCTGCTCGCCGCCTTCACCTGGCTGTCGCTGCGTTTCGCGAGGAGGGCGCCCTACGTCGCGTTCGGCTGGCTGTGGTACCTCGGCACGCTGGTTCCGGTGATCGGCCTGGTCCAGGTCGGGCAGCAGGCGATGGCGGACCGGTACACGTACCTGCCGCTGATCGGCATCTTCGTCGCGATCGCTTGGGGGGTGGCGGAGCCGGCGAAGCGGTATCGCTCCGCCCGTCACGCGATTCCCGCCGCCTGCGCCGCCTTGGTGCTCGCCCTCTCGCTCGTGACCCGGGTCCAGGTCGGGCACTGGGCCGACGACTTCGCGCTCTTCGAGCACGCTCTGGCCGTGACCTCGGACAACTGGCTGGCGCACGCCAACCTCGCGGGCGCCCTGGCCGGTGAGGGGCGGGCCGACGAAGCGATCGAGCATCTCGAGTTCTCCTTGCGGATCGTCCCCGGGAACGCGGAGGCGCACTACAATCTGGCCAAGACGCTCTTCAAGGCGGGTCGCATCGACGAGGCGATCGGGCACTACGACCAGTCGCTCCGTCTCCGGCCCGACGACGCCGAGGCCCACGACGAGATGGGCGACGCCCTGGCGAGGACGGGGCGCTACGCGGAAGCCATCGAGCACTACGAGCGGGCGCTGCGCCTGAAGCCGGATCGCGTCGAGGCTTTGAACGGTCTCGGCCTGGCGCTGGCGAGAAGCGACCGCCTTCCCGAAGCGATCGAGAGCTATCAACGGGCGCTCAGGATCCGTCCCGGGTTCGCCGAGGCCCACAACAACCTGGGGGTCGCGTTGGCTCGTTCGAACCGCGTTCCCGAGGCTCTGGGTCAATTCCGGGAGGCGCTGCGGATCAAGCCGGATCTCGGCGACGCTCGCGCCAATCTACAGCGGGCCGAGGAGGCTCTGAGGCCGCCCCGGTAG